In the genome of Rhopalosiphum padi isolate XX-2018 chromosome 1, ASM2088224v1, whole genome shotgun sequence, the window TGACTCATGATGGCAGTAtgtttgactataatattaggGATAAGGATAATATGCTTTTATACTCGCCTCCGTCAACGTAGCTCGGGTCGATTTGATGGTAACTTTGCTGTTGTTGGTGACCGTGGCTGTGATTTCGATGGTCTCACCTGGCACGTAGGCACCCTTGTCTAAACATACCTGACACTCGACCAGACCCGATCCCAAGCACATAGCCTTCGAAAGCTTGTGATCAATATCGCACCGGAACGGTTCCTGAAAAATAACACATGCGTCGTTACTGAGACGAATGATATCAAATCGCATCGGTGTCAGTGGAATAACAGAATATTATGCGTGACGTTAGAACTTAAGATACCTGCAGTGGCGGTTCCGAGGGACGACGGTTTGGTAATATTATCTCACGCATTTCCCTATCCACCCCTAAAAACCCGTTCACTTACAGGGAGACGTCACCACAGATTGAAGCCTGAACCCTGAAGcatgaaatgtatttttcaattttgaaaatatgcaggtacgataaaataatataagaaactataatttgtaaaaattatatagcttgcaacaatataattatgtatttatactatttattatacgagtattatatttttttggtaacataaaatgttattgGAATTTTAGTATACCTGTAGGtactcattttattaatttcgaaTTTAAATGCAAACCTGACTCTAACGCGcagaacaaattttaatttatatatcgaAGAGGAAAGTTCCAAAGGGTGGTCAATTGCCCTATCGCCCTCCTACCCCACCAGGTTAGGTTAGGAATAATTCTCGAATCCGCCACCGGCGATgtttgtataggtataggtacgtcATATATCATtaaggcatattattattattattattgcgtgtaACATGTTATACTACAGATAAAATGGACGGCTCCATGTTGAGATCAATCGGGTTCATGACAATGAAAACTTGTTGGTTCTTGTGTGTAAGTGAGTTGGGTTCTCGGAGTGCCGCCTTGCAGTAGTACTGAACCCAGCCAGATTTTCCCAGGAACGTGGACGGCAGTCCCGGCGGCAGGCCGAGTTTAAACGGAAAACTGTGAATACCCGGCGACAACATCACCGGCGGTTGTCCTACACACAACACAGacgacattttaaataaaataatataatattataataatgtaacctTGAGAGTTGGCGTAGTCAGATGGTCACTCGTGTACGTATATAGGACCGTAGGCGGACTtaggaatttatttattttttcttagcaGGCGAtccttcttattattttatagactataatattataatatatattatagtatcaatCCACTATTCAGATcgtaaataaagtttaaagtttaaatacttataactaattaactaccTACTCACCTAAAATTTGATTCTTATACCTTGAAATACCTActccaaataattaatattctgtttcggaatatgaaattcaaaacgaaatataatcattcaaaaaagtaaaaatttaaaaatgataacgatGAAAATTAGTAGAAATGTGTGTTTTACATTAAAtgaattactttatatattatgagcTGTATagagtttattataattgtatgtataataatatgtatattctacAAATCTTAActtttgaatttctttcttctTATCGGGTCTTAAAATCCGGAAGTTTATTCTTGGACGAAAAATGTTCAGGAGAGCTAACTCATAAATTGCGTACACgaggttaaaataaatatatccacTCTTATTAATAAGGCCGCCTACAAAACCCTTAGTAATGGTACTGGAGATTATTATCAAGAGGATCTCGCGTTTCGTTCTCACGTAATATGTCTCAGTCTTAAAAGGGTTCAACGTAGCAAATTTACCTTcagttatttataataggtaaattgactctaataatattaaagctaacaatatACAAGATGGATCTGCAAATTTGTTgtgttgtacgtttgtaagTCGGAGACAACGAGACAACACAACCTACTTGAAAATTTGGTCTTAatagttatacttaaaaatcctaaaaaatagaatattttaataaattggttAATGGGAGAAATAGGGGTAAGTTAGTtgttgaataacaataataatatatatggtgtCAGTCGTCATGTCTACGTCACGCAGTTGCGTCCGTTGGAACTTTGTGTTTAACACGTtgttgctatataatattaatgttcgTCATCTTTACGACTTTACACAACATATCGAGAAAGTTGTTAtaggattattaataattatacgtacCCGGTTCTCCGAGCAGTCTCATCCTAAAATCTATGTAGTTTTCCTTGTCGTAAATCCGTTCACGCCGTTTGCTTTTCAATCGTACTACTCCTTCGCCAATGACGTGGAAATGTAAgcctatttcataaataaatcaaatattttatgatatgtcaaacaattaatttgttaataagtttataaatttacaatatgtgtataatatgattattggcTTTAttgcatacattattaatattaatgatattttttatgttcgTCGCAGTGATTGACCGACCACACGATCTGTACCGTAGcaaatttatagttttcaatTATGAATATCTCtgtaaagttatataatttgagatgttgacataatatatttattcgtatatagttatgtatttcATTGAATGTAGTCACGGCTGAGCCGCTGAGGCAATGTTCCGTGAATCATTAAATTGTGGCGTGCTGCGTTATTAtcttttgtagtttttttttttattattttaataaaatattttatttcttcccGTTAATATTAGCGAATAGATTAGACATTAGGTTAATAATTaaggtaagaataatatttgtgattttgCGTGGTTTTAGGAAGTCAATAGGATGTCAGTCGTGTATATACTaactttgttaaatttttaattaaaaaaaattatttattcacaaattgtttaaaaaacttGGTCTATTCGAGTCTGTAGCAGattgatatattgttatttaaaataagtaagttTTATTGTGCATGCGAATACCGAAGTTGGttatatacatttgaagttttttcaaaatatgtatttcgaTTATCCACTTCCTCCCACACAAACACCATTTCAATCCAATATCATTCTGCTGTAGTATTTAATGGTATCTTCAGCGTGAATACACTGTGGTTCAGTAgttgtagtaggtacctatattagtatattattatttattataagttataacactcaCTAGGGTACTTAAGatatcaacaatttaatttttaaactttctcAGTTGTACCTACTTATGGATAATTGTGTTTTTTGTTctttatatgatttttgatCTAAAATTTTGATTGGGTTAATTTACgaaatgacatattatttttaataattaaagacaATTGTTTTCTAGACATAGATTTGATTAGCCTCTTTATCGAATGTTAAGTAAATGCAGCAGCTTtggtttttacttatattttaataacgaattTTAACTTCGCTGTTTGTGTCTAGGTTTTGAATAAATATCTGCAATGTAAaacttaataacggtttttttcTGTTGTAAATTTTGTAtcattttatgtaggtactttcTTTGTCCGAATAGgtgataattaaaaatctattgttgCTATTTTCAACCATATAGTGTTgacatataaaatattcgtGTAATATCCGCCTAACTGTTTGTATTTAGTATTGTTTTTAAGAGCACATCGAATATTCTATACTCGATCCTCTTAATGTAAATCATTTGCAAATATTGCTATAATTGAATCATGGAAAATATGACAactgatttaaaaaccattcaATTCTTGATTGGAAAAGAACGGCAAAACGCTTATTCGACAAAAATGTCAGAAAACTCggaatttacaaattttataactaaactaTATTTTGCTtcgatattaaatatcaaaataacaacGTCTGGTGGCGATGGTCGTTCTGGTGAACCGCAACAGACTCCCAACGCGCCACCCGAATATTGTCCGTCGCCTATTCTGTTGGCCAACTACGCTGCAGGACCACAGATGCGACAGATGATAAACACGGCTTTGATTATTCGCGCCAGTCGCCGATGCAAAGGCCCCATCACCGCCTCGCTTGTCGTCCAGGGGTGTTCCTATAGGGTATACTACATACACGCCGTATactctcaagattttttttcaatattatgggtaTACGCAGTATAGTCAGTATACCCATAATACATGCGTATTTGATGATATAGtatactctcaaaaaaattaatgggAACACCACTGTCGTCGTCGTTACGGCAGCATATATTGATGCACCTATAATGAAGGCCCGTCGACATTGGATGTGGCTAACGTCGAATTCACTGGTCCACCAGAAAGGCGGTGTATATCATTGCCAAACTTTGATATTAACGTGACGTCTATCGAAATAGAAATGCGAACTACGGCCTGATGAGTCAAATGACGTGCCCGTGCCattgccgataaaaaaaaataaacgtgctTCGTTCTGGAAGCgcacaaaaaatttttttaaatgaatgatTTGTTACGCttgataaagtataaatatacttataatattaatataatagctatactaaaaactatacatattttatgtgaataaatgttttttgttatgttatttaattggtttatgctgcattattattataattataaattagcgccaaaatgaaattgtaaaattaatctatACGGACTGTCAAAATTGTGACTATAACATATAGA includes:
- the LOC132931779 gene encoding arrestin domain-containing protein 17 isoform X2, translated to MSRKLEKFVVLFDNTNLLYFPGQFLSGRVLVELKDDTQALGLHFHVIGEGVVRLKSKRRERIYDKENYIDFRMRLLGEPGQPPVMLSPGIHSFPFKLGLPPGLPSTFLGKSGWVQYYCKAALREPNSLTHKNQQVFIVMNPIDLNMEPSILSEPFRCDIDHKLSKAMCLGSGLVECQVCLDKGAYVPGETIEITATVTNNSKVTIKSTRATLTETIQYFAKSKIIQSETRELASLKREKIRPNEMDQWHNEQLYVPPLPPTNLRGCHLINIQYDIYFIISPNNMEKDVKLQLPIMMGTYPFRTENGSFDGKLGTHYPSTLPILRPWLEEKTFK
- the LOC132931779 gene encoding arrestin domain-containing protein 17 isoform X1, producing MSRKLEKFVVLFDNTNLLYFPGQFLSGRVLVELKDDTQALGLHFHVIGEGVVRLKSKRRERIYDKENYIDFRMRLLGEPGQPPVMLSPGIHSFPFKLGLPPGLPSTFLGKSGWVQYYCKAALREPNSLTHKNQQVFIVMNPIDLNMEPSILSVEPFRCDIDHKLSKAMCLGSGLVECQVCLDKGAYVPGETIEITATVTNNSKVTIKSTRATLTETIQYFAKSKIIQSETRELASLKREKIRPNEMDQWHNEQLYVPPLPPTNLRGCHLINIQYDIYFIISPNNMEKDVKLQLPIMMGTYPFRTENGSFDGKLGTHYPSTLPILRPWLEEKTFK